The genomic region CATTTCCTCAAAGCCTATACCACATGAAGTACATGCCAGTTTTTCACTGAATGTAAGTTCTTCCCCGTCAAGTACCTGAACTGTGATAGTCCCACCACTTTTCTCAAGTGCTGTTTCCACGGAATCTGAAAGTCTTTCCTCAATTCCTTCTTTAATCACAAGCCTGTCGACAACGATTTCGATATTGTGTTTGAAATAACGCCCGAGTTCAATGTCTTCGGCATCTTCGAGCAGGTGAATCTCACCATCAACACGTACTCTTGTGAAACCTTCGCTGCGAAGGTCCAGAAGTAGTTTCTTGTATTCTCCTTTCCTTTCCCTGACAAGTGGGGCAAGTACGTGTATTTTTGTTCCCTCACGCATGTTCATTATGCTGTCAACTATCTGGTCAACACTCTGGGTTTCAATTATACGTCCGCAATCAGGGCAGTGCCTGATACCTATGCGGGCAAAGAGCAGTCTCAGGTAGTCATAGATTTCAGTGACGGTTCCTACGGTAGATCGGGGATTTTTGCTTGTAGTTTTCTGCTCGATAGAAATTGCAGGTGAGAGTCCTTCGATGTACTCCACATCCGGTTTTTCCATAAGCCCGAGGAATTGCCTTGCATATGCTGAAAGTGACTCAACATACCTGCGCTGTCCTTCGGCATAAATGGTATCAAAAGCAAGTGATGATTTTCCAGAACCACTGAGCCCTGTGATAACTATAAGTTTATCACGTGGCAGGGTTAGGTCAATATTCTTAAGATTGTGCTCTTTGGCACCCTTTATCCTGATGCTGCTCAATGACATTGTCTACTCTGATGCCTTACTAATAAGTATAGTTTGTGGTATGGCGAACAAATTTCAGAAAAATGCCTGCTTTTTTCTTTTATCTCTGGAAGCAGCACTCTTTTTCTGAATACTCCTGATTGTTGTTATCAGTTTTACTCTTTTCTCAAACTCTGTCATATATTGCTAATTGTAGAATTTTGTATTTAACGAAGATGTAAGCAGGGTGAAAGTATTATTACATAATCAGTTACTCAGTATTCTGATTCAGCCGGAAGAATATACTTTCATTTCACTTTTTTACTTTAATACTGAGAATCAAACACAAAATCATTATGGCAATTGCAGGAGGAATTAAAGAGGAGAAATCCATATTCAGCATGCTTCTAGTTGATGTGGGAGCTATAGTTGATACGGCTTCTGCAACATTTTCCGTTATGCTGCCTTCCTGTGTCAGCGTAGAAAAAAACGTTTTTTCTTCCAGACTATCTGCAACTACTAAAGTCAGGGTACTGGAATTGACAGTACTTTCATTATCTTCCACTGTCAATGTTATTGTATAAGTCCCGGTTTTCCGGTAAATGTGGGAACAAACTCCATTATTGTTGCTTGCAGTGTCACCATCTCCAAAATCCCACATATAATGAACAATTAACCCATCCTCGTCACTTGAGTTTGTTCCGTAAATAGTTGTGCTAGTATTTACAAGAACTTTTTCAGGAGCTGTAATCACAGCTATTGGAGCGTTATTAAACCCGCCATTAATCACGCTGTAATTTTTAATATTCTTGTAATTATTAATGCTTCCATAGTTGTTGATAATTCCGGGGATACGCTGGTAATCGTAATTAACAATGTTTCCATAATTGTTGATTGTTCCATAGTTTATTATTTTTCCATAGTTTGTGAGAGTTCCATAGATTTCTGTTTGTGAACCTGAAGCAAATTCTATTTTAGCTCCTGCTTCTACGGTGAGACTTGCACCGGCTTCAATCATGAGGCTCTCTCCGGAATTCACCATAAGAGTTTCACCTGATTTTATTGTGATGTGGGTGTTTTCAGCTACAACTCCCGGGTTTGTTATTGTTTCCGGATTTGCATCTGCATCTGCAAATCCGGTTAATACTACGAGAAAGAATATTAAGATAGGGACGATTAATCTGTTTTTCATCATTTGCATCATATTTGCTTTTTGATTCTGAATTAAGTCGGTTGAATCAAATTCTATTTTTGAAACTCCACTCTCCTTTTTCTTAAAAATTAAGATGTATAAATAATGTATTTTTTAATTTAGATGTATTATCTTTGAGTGTAATGGTTAATAGATTACCTGAATGCAGACTCTTTTTGTGAGTCATAATTTTGTATCACATTAAAAAAGCTACAGTTTTCTAACGCTTATCTATATAAATCTATAGCAAATACTCTTAATATCCACAAAAAAGAGGATTTCATTATGAAGACACTCGTTACATACCTGACCCAGACCGGAAACACACAGAAGATTGCAGAAGCCATTTATGGTGAACTTGAAGGCGAAAAAGACATCAAACCAATCAATGACGTTGCAGACCTTGAAGGCTACGACCTTGCATTTATCGGATTCCCTGTTATGCAGTTTGACATTCCTCCTAAGGTGAAGTCATTCATAAGCGAGAAAACCGCCGGCAAGAACATTGCAATATTTATGACCCATGCAGTTCCTGAAGGCTTTGAGGCAATTCACTCATGGACAGGCTCATGCAAGGAAGCGGCAGCAGGCGCAAACGTTCTTGGTTCATTTGACTGCCAGGGAGAACTCGCACAGCCTGTTATCGACATGCTCCTTCAGGCAGATGACCCACAGATGCAGGAATTTGGAAA from Methanolobus tindarius DSM 2278 harbors:
- a CDS encoding PKD domain-containing protein, which encodes MMKNRLIVPILIFFLVVLTGFADADANPETITNPGVVAENTHITIKSGETLMVNSGESLMIEAGASLTVEAGAKIEFASGSQTEIYGTLTNYGKIINYGTINNYGNIVNYDYQRIPGIINNYGSINNYKNIKNYSVINGGFNNAPIAVITAPEKVLVNTSTTIYGTNSSDEDGLIVHYMWDFGDGDTASNNNGVCSHIYRKTGTYTITLTVEDNESTVNSSTLTLVVADSLEEKTFFSTLTQEGSITENVAEAVSTIAPTSTRSMLNMDFSSLIPPAIAIMILCLILSIKVKK
- a CDS encoding flavodoxin family protein, yielding MKTLVTYLTQTGNTQKIAEAIYGELEGEKDIKPINDVADLEGYDLAFIGFPVMQFDIPPKVKSFISEKTAGKNIAIFMTHAVPEGFEAIHSWTGSCKEAAAGANVLGSFDCQGELAQPVIDMLLQADDPQMQEFGKMGPSTKGQPDESRIQKAKDFAKEIQAKL